From a region of the Gossypium raimondii isolate GPD5lz chromosome 10, ASM2569854v1, whole genome shotgun sequence genome:
- the LOC105778391 gene encoding auxin-responsive protein SAUR78, with protein sequence MAKVGKLTKLKSAIKRWPSLTKLTRTSSAIASASDSEDQKRSIPTGLHAVYVGKSRRRYLVRSEIICHPLFQELIDRSGNESEVIVSCEVVLFEHLLWMLENDGAQLGSMEELVEFYTC encoded by the coding sequence ATGGCGAAAGTTGGGAAGCTAACGAAGCTCAAGTCTGCAATAAAAAGATGGCCGTCTTTAACGAAACTCACCCGTACAAGCAGCGCCATAGCGTCCGCTTCAGATTCTGAGGATCAGAAGAGAAGTATTCCGACGGGTCTTCACGCAGTTTACGTCGGGAAGTCACGGCGGAGATACCTGGTACGGTCGGAGATCATCTGTCATCCTTTGTTTCAAGAGTTGATCGATAGGTCCGGTAATGAAAGTGAAGTCATTGTGTCTTGTGAGGTTGTTTTGTTTGAACACTTGCTTTGGATGCTTGAGAACGATGGGGCGCAATTGGGTTCCATGGAAGAGTTGGTCGAGTTCTACACTTGCTAA